aagggaagactcctatgtctttgtcctccgagtcttgactccaagggaagactctgatgtctttgtcctctgagtcttgactccaagggaagactccgatgtctttgtcctccgagtcttctgACGCTAAAGACCCGATCCGGTTCTGAGCCCAGgttggtgccaattacctccagccgcgttgacaccgccccttggccgttggtattcaaatgacactcaattgaaaccaggtgatgagcgctcgtccaatcagtgaagattcaggtgtcagtaaacaggacacacctctctaccaaaactaATCCTACAACAGGATAgaccaacaatccagcagctctaaacaacaaatacaacagtaactcagcagataaaactagtttaaagaaaatacttagcaggatctaagtagtcagtagtctcgcctcacaggtagaagatgcacactgcagacttagccccgggagatctttttctttaatctttaatctttattctttaatctttaatctgttttctttaatctttaatctgttttctttattctttaatctgttttctttattctttattctttaatctttattctttaatctTTCCCTCAGACGACTTCAGTCGTGTGAGTCTGGTGTCGATGTTCGGTGACGAAGGATCAGATTACATCAACGCCAACTACATCCCCGTgagtcactatatatatatatatatatatatatacttatgaatgtatacatacatatatatattcatgtatacacacttcttcatgaataaatatacatgcatacctacatgtgtatatgtgtgtactcgtgtcctcagGGCCACAGCAGCTCCAGTGAGTACATCGCCACCCAGGGGCCGCTGCCAGAGACACGCAACGACTTCTGGAAGATGGTTCTGCAGCAGAGGAGCGTCGTCGTGGTGATGCTGACCCAATGCACCGAGCGGCGccgggtgaggccccgccccccccacacacatacacacacacacatacacacacacacacacacttatatatacacacacacatatatacacttatacatacacacacacacatacacacacaaacttatacatacacacacatacacacatatacacagacacatatacacacatatacacttatacatacacacacatacacacatatacacttatacatacacactcacatacacacatatacacaaacacatatacacacatatacacgtatacacacacatatacacacacacatatatacacatatacatgtatacatacacacacacatatacacttatacatacatacacatatatatacacacacacatatacacacatatacacttttacatacacatacacacatatacacacacacacatacacacatatacacttatacatacacacacatatacacacatatgcacttatacatacacacacacatatacacacacatatacacacatgtacacgtatacatacacacacatacacatatacacacacacatatacacacatatacatgtatacatacacacacatacacacatatacacttatacatacatacacacatatacacacacatatacacacatatacacttttacatacacatacacacatatacacacacacacatacacacatatacacttatacatacacacacatatacacacatatgcacttatacatacacatacacacatatgcacttatacatacacacacgcatattgttaagagagacgacgtacgtgaaccgaattctgtcgcctcgggtgagagacggaaagaaaggGCACGCAGCAGTCTTCTGTGGGGaaacgggggaggagaggaggggggaacgagacgggagaggagagatggagaggagggggaaaggtttgaggtgcgagccggctcacaccgggtactttattgaggggaaataatcgtgctctaatgacagacgtgTATATAACTGTCGTAAGAGCCCGTCGGGCGCCTAAGCGCAGAGCGCCACCGCCACTGCTCgcaacctgtcgcactggagaggacgggACCACGCGTCACGATCCctgtcctctcttctgacgaacggcccGGTCACGGTCTCCACGCCGTACGCTCGAGGGGAacgggaaactcgagcgagggcgaagaccgagttaagggagGAGgcgagatcagtaactcctctatatgattccgcgatcgttcgggcctgatgaatgacgcggcacatagacagtggtagctgttattctcgcACGCTgcaccccggatgatgtcagatcgatctccggagagaaatgctgggtattcaataatCTAGTCTCCTCCTAAACACGCCGAGGTTACTAGGCtcttagagcggctggcggacacttattaatattcttattcttaggacaaactcgcgacgaggactcaagtGTTATGAGTCCCTCTCGGTCCCGAGctaaccacggctcggccgagagccggaggtctaccagctgcagcgatatctctttagtacaaaatgtcagttaccagtgtgtgaggaatcagtatgtgtccTGAGGACGtagatcagtgggtgtagccgtgcagatgtcgctcagactcacctcgggcgGCTGGGTTCCGCTCGGGTCTCCTCAAGGTCTCCTCGGGCGGGTTgacgggtgaagaaataggactcacaaaaagtaggtccacgaaccgaatgtaaagttttaagaccgcaaggcagccaagtattttattcaaaaaggaagaaagaaataaacaaagtacaattattaaTGATTTCTCTcgagcctgacgcaaaagtcacaagaacttaaaaaaccctttttcttcagcctttcagaaaaggaagaagaaaatagaTTAGACGTCAGGCGCTcgtgagttcttcacggacgcctgacgaAACCACAACCTatgaaaacctcttttctttcaaAACCTCATTTTCCAAAAAGCCTCTTGTTTCCtcgttcgtcacctttataccccggcccttcccacttttaccggatatccgtcccctcTTTGGGAGTTGACGGggtttcatccccctctcttcctgagaggtcctGAGAGACTCTCtatcccacatcaaagaggggacgttgttcctcctgtctctggGTACTTTGGGTCCCCTCTATATCCTTTCAGACTGGGTCAGACTTTACGGAGCCAGTGacagagacatatatcacattatcatgtcaatgaccattgatctacaggcaggccaACACATATGAATCCATGCATTTGATTATTCACTTCCGGAGtctcatcctctctggcccTTTGATCAGGCTTTGGGCTCCTCAACACACAATccaccaggtcttcatttgaatatcaccagagatGCCATTGTCCTGTCTTGACCAGCCTGTTGTAAatgcctcctctgacctctcaggcgACACTctgatcctttcagactggtGAGACTCTCCGAGCCAGTGACCGCCAACacctctaaccgggggtcaggataaggaacacattgggagacatatatcacattatcctatcaatgaccattgatctacaggcaggttaaaacacatgaatccaggcattTGAatctcacaagaggtgccatccCGTCTGGTCTTGctcttgctaatcccagaaaaattcgcatttatttgtccttcttctaacaatatacacacacacacatacacacatatacacttatacatacacacacatatacacacatatgcacatacatatacatatgtacatatatacacacacacatatacacacatatacacacatgtatacatacacacacacatacacacatatacacatatacacacacacatatacacatatatatatatatacacacacatacatacatatatacatacacatatatacacatatacacatatacacttatatatacacatacatatacacacacacatatacacatatatacacttatatatacacatatatatacacatatacacttatacatacatatacacatatatgtatatacacacatatacacacacatatacacgtatacacttatatatacacatatacacatatacttatatatacacacatatacacatatacacacatatacatacacacatatacacttatacatacacacacatatatacacacatatatatacatatacatatatacacacacatatacacatatatacacacacacatatacacatatatgtacacatatacatacacatatatacacatatatacttatacacacgcatatacacacacatatacacacatatacacttatacatacacacacatatatacactatacatatatacacacatatacacatatacacacatatacacacatgtacacttatacatacacacacacacatatacacacatatgcacttatacacacacacacacacatatacacacacacatatacacacatatacacttttacatacacacatatacacacacacatatacacacatatacacttatacatacacacacacacatatacacacatatgcacttatacatacacacacacacatatacacacatgtacacttatacacacacacacatatacacacacacatatacacacatatgcacttatacacacacacacatatacacacacatacacacatatacacttatacacacatatacacacacatatacacacatatgcacttatacatacacatgcatatacacacacacatacacacacacatatacacacatatacacacatgtacacttatacatacacacacacacatatacacacacacacacacctatatatatacacatatatatacgcatacacgtgtgtatatgtatgtgtgtgtgtgtatgtgtgtgtgtgtgtgtatgtgtgtgtatatgtgtgtgtgtgtgtgtgtgtgtgtgtatgtgtgtgtgtgtgtgtatgtgtgtgtgtgtatatgtgtgtgtatgtgtatgtgtgtgtatatgtgtgtatatgtgtgtaaccCTGCTCGTGCTCCAGGTGAAGTGTGACCACTACTGGCCGTTCAGCGATGAGCCCGTGATGTACGGCGAGGTCAGCGTGGAGATGCTGTCGGAGGCGGAGTCTCCAGAGTGGACCGTCAGGAAGTTCAGGCTGGGATACGTGAGTTCCTCAAACTCTGGGTCGGGGTCCGGGTCGGGGTCGGGCTCCGGGTCGGGCTCAGGGTCGGGCTCCGGGTCGGGCTCAGGGTCGGGCTCCGGGTCGGGCTCAGGGTCGGGCTCAGGGTCGGGCTCCGGGTCGGGGTCCGGGTCCGGGTCGGGCTCAGGGTCGGGCTCCGGGTCGGGCTCCGGGTCGGGCTCCGGCTCAGGGTCGGGCTCCGGGTCGGGCTCCGGGTCGGGCTCCGGGTCGGGGTCCGGGTCGGGGTCCGGGTCGGGTCTGACACGGGGTCACCGCTCTGTGTCCCCCTGCAGGCCGACGAGTCTCAGGACGTGCTCCACCTGAACTACACCTCGTGGCCCGACCACGGCGTCCCCACCGCCGGCGCCATCGACAGCGTCCTGCAGTTCGTGCACCTGGTCCGGCAGCAGGCCCACCGCACCAGAGACCCCGTCATCGTGCACTGcaggtcagggggggggggtctcaacCAGGTGTAGGTTAACTGGGTGTAGGTAACCAGGTGCAGGTTAACCGGGTGTAGGTAACCAGGTGCAGGTTAACCGGGTGCAGGTTAACCGGGTGCAGGTTAACCGGGTGTAGGTAACCAGGTGCAGGTTAACCGGGTGCAGGTTAACCGGGTGTAGGTAAcctgctcgtcctcctcagtGCGGGCGTGGGCCGCACCGGGACCTTCATCGCTCTGGACCGCCTCCTGCAGCTCGTCAGGGAGCAGGACGGGGCCGACGTGCTGGGCCTGGTGGCCGAGATGCGCTCGCACCGCCTGTCCATGGTCCAGACCGAGGTGAGCTGCCCTCTGATTGGAGGGCTGGGGTCCCGCCCTGAGCCCTGATTGGTCGCTGTGTTGCAGGAGCAGTACGTGTTCATCCACCAGTGCGTCCTGTTgatgtggaagaagaagaagcagcagacgCTCAGCAATGATGTCATCTACGAGAACAGCAAGACATAGAGACGTGAgtagacacacatatagatatacatatatatatacatatataaatatacatatatataaatatagatacatatataaatatacatatatacatatagatatatacacacacatatatatatatatatatatacatatataaatatacatatatactagtgctgtgaaaaataacgcgttaactcagttaattaaattacaggtttaactagttattttctttaaactcatttaacgcatgcgcagaatgagcttccagtccgtttgttgttggtcgtctctccagcagcgtgtcattctgtctctagtgtcgcgttaacacgactccgagctccgtctcgcgcgccgcagagctcggatgccgggacgaaagaaagtcacttgtacccccccccccaacaactcttctctcggctcgcgcagcagagctccgatgctggtgcgcgcactggtgagcaatgcagggctctcaagtgtcacgccttgagcgtgagactcacgcatttcggtcttaactcacgcactcccgccacacatcgtatttctcacgctgaaaaaacctctcggctctttaatgttttaatgcaggggtgctcaatatgtcgatcgcggtcgccgcagagcttcgatgccggcgcgcgagccgagaattgttgacggggggtagacgcaaattacagggtgacgggtggagattccccctgttataataggaggggaaacacgggagttgataagcgtgtcttcttgtctgatcaatacgcaactgtgaggtgcgcgactggaccgagcggccagctgctgatcactcactcaacgaacagacggtgaaaacatttttttgggagcaccgaagacccattttgacccaggaaaaaccctgaatgtatatatgggattaatcatgattaatccacagaaacctgtgattcacctgattaaaatgtttaatcgtttcacagccctaatatatacatacatatatatatacatatatatatataaatacacatatatatatataaatacattaatatatattgacATATGTGATACTACAAATTTAACTAAAATTCCGTTCAAACAGTCTATTCCTGGTCTTCAGgctgtggctccgcctcctggtcTTCAGGCTGCGGCTCTGCCTCCTGGTCTTCAGGCtgcggctccgcctcctggtcTTCAGgctgtggctccgcctcctggtcTTCAGGCtgcggctccgcctcctggtcTTCAGGCTGCGGCTCCACCTCCTGGTCTTCAGGCTGCGGCTCCACCTCCTGGTCTTCAGGCtgcggctccgcctcctggtcTTCAGgctgtggctccgcctcctggtcTTCAGGCTGCGGCTCCACCTCCTGGTCTTCAGGCtgcggctccgcctcctggtcTTCAGgctgtggctccgcctcctggtcTTCAGGCTGCGGCTCCACCTCCTGGTCTTCAGGCTGTGGCTCCACCTCCTGGTCTTCAGGCtgcggctccgcctcctggtcTTCAGGCTGCGGCTCTGCCTCCTGGTCTTCAGGCCTCATAAGATCTGCTTCATTATTAGAATCAAAGAACTAGAACATCTCCAGTAGGAGGTTTAGTGCTTCACGTTGGAAGGAGCCTTGAGGGCCCTTGAGGGGCCTTGAGGGGCCTTGAGGGACCTTTTGGGGCCTTGAGGAGCATTGAGGGGCCTTGAGGAGCATTGAGGGCCCTTGAGGAGCCTTGAGGGCCCTTGAGGGGCCTTGAGGAGCATTGAGGAGCCTTGAGGGGCCTTGAGGGACCTTTTGGGGCCTTGAGGAGCATTGAGGGGCCTTGAGGAGCATTGAGGGCCCTTGAGGAGCATTGAGGGGCCTTGAGGAGCCTTGAGGGGCCTTGAGGGACCTTTTGGGGCCTTGAGGAGCATTGAGGGGCCTTGAGGAGCCTTGAGGGGCCTTGAGGAGCATTGTGGGGCCttgaggagccttgagggaccttGAGGGGCCTTGAGGAGCTTTGAGGGACCTTGAGGAGCATTGAGGGACCTTGAGGAATCTTCACTGACCCGTTGAACCACGAGCCCTAACCCCCTGACCCGGACCGACTCCGTGGGGAGGCGGAGCTTACCGACGCTGTCCTTTGATTGGATGTCTCCACTGTGTGGCGGCGTGCTGAGTCAGCATCATTTTCCTTTCTTGATTTTAATCTCAGGAGTCGAACCAACAACCAGCGAGcaagccgcctcctcctcctcacaggtcacctcctcctcctcctcttcctcacaggtcacctcctcctcctcctcacaggtcacctcctcctcctcctcttcctcacaggtcacctcctcctcccaggtcACCTCCTCGTGGGCGTAAAGCCGACAACCTGAAAGAACCCAGCGAGAAGAGAGGAAGTTAAGAAAGCACAAAGTCTAACACTAAACTCATTACTATGAACGTTTCTGTCCAAGACAGAAGGGACTCGAACCCTCGACCCGAAGGGACTCGAACCCTCGTCTCCCGTCCCATCAGGGGCCGAGAGCCAGAGGTTGAGGCCTCAGAGCCGCCGGCTGGAGAACCCACAACGTTCTCCGGAGCTTCAGGATCAGATCCGAAAGATGTACTCAAACTGCCAAAAGAGACGAAGAGTCATCTACTTATTGAGGTCATTGAGGCCATCCAGGGCATAGAGGCCATCGACTTCTTCAAAGTCATCCACCAATTCAAGGTCATTGAGGCCATCGACCTCTTCAAGGTCATAGAGGTCATTTAGGCCATCGACCTCTTCAAGGTCATCTGGGttctttaaacacattttaacttGTTGGATATTTTTGTTTgattattgttttaattttttaagaTTTTGCACAAATAAATTCAGGTTTTAAACCACACATTTGATAAAGTTTACAAAATgtggaaatacaaaaatatgatGTAAAATAAACACGATAAAGACCCTCATGATAGGAACGTTCCCTTCATCGTGGTGATTATTGAATCAAACCCTAAATGTATAATGCAAACATTCTTTTGTTTTGATCCCAAAATTAGATTTTAcgaaatgttttattaatataCTTTTGTAAGATGccccaaatacaaaaatattggGTCAAACTACCAAAAGAAATGATTAACGCTGAAACTTCAGATTATTGATCTGAACTTTTGGGACGTTTTCAGAATATTTGTCTAAACAACagaaaatacttttattttctcATCTTCCTCGTTTCCTTGACGACTTTAGAGAATGTTCCCAGAACTCGCCAAAATAAGAGGGTATACCTCAACAGAAACAAAAATCTATTGATCGGATTGTTTTCAGAATTTACTTCACTTCTATTTcagttcataataataataatataataataataataagctattttctgaggttttagtGAATCATTTAAGTTCAAACTTGAACATCATAGTTTCAGTTGTTAAAATAAATCAGTCCTTAATCTTTAATCTTCACACAATAAGACAAACAAACTAAAGTAACAACTTTGTCAAATATTTAAAGAGAAACAGCTTCTGAACTTCATCTTCAAATAGAATTCAACCCCAAAATCAAATCTGGGAAACTTTGTGAAGTTTTGAAATATCAATTTATTTCCAGAGTCTGGACCCGGTCTAAGGGTCAGAACCGGACCTGTGCCTACGGGTCAGAACCGGGCCTGTGCCTACGGGTCAGAACCGGGCCTGTGGGTTTCCTGTACATACGGCTAACTGTTTCTCCTTGTCGTCGCTCGGTGGTTTTTGTTCTTTAGAagtttgtttcttgtttttttggaaaTTGTCGTAAACGTGAAACATCGAATCACCGAGAACGTCTGAGGACGAAGGGAACGCACTCTGGAGAACCGAAGCCTGCAGGCGGCGAGGAGGGCCCGCCCGTGGGCGGTGAGGGGCCCTCGCCGCTCATTGAGTCACTTTGTCAGTTTCTGTGTTTGTGGTGaactaaaaaatgtttttgccgTCACATTCGTcgtgtttcatttatttcatgatcGAAGCCGGAAATCTATTTGTGAttaaattgtttattttctataCAAAACGATGTCagcctggaggtcagaggtcagagggctgCCGGTGGTTCTGGTGACCCCGACGTGAACATGCAGCCTCTGAAGTGAAGCGGCCccagacctggaggaggagcctctggcAGCCAGACCTCCTGCGACGCTACTGGTCCATGGTccttgttctatgttccctcGGTTCTGTTCCATGTTCTCTCGGTTCTATGGTCCTATGTTCCCTCGGTTCTGTGGTCCTATGTTCCACGTTCCCTCGGTTCTGTGGTCCTATGTTCATTGTTCCCTCGGTTCTGTGGTCCTATGTTCCATGGTCCTATGTTCTATGTTCCCTCGGTGCTATGGTCTTATGTTCCATGTTCTATGGTCCTATGTTCCCTCGGTTCTGTGGTCCCTCGGTCCTATGTTCCATGTTCCCATGGTCCTATGTTCCCTCGGTTCTATGGTCCTATGTTCCATGTTCCCTCGGTCCTATGTTCCATGTTCCCTCGGTTCTGTGGTTCTATGTTCCCTCTGTTCTGTGGTCCTATGTTCCCTCGGTTCTATGGTCCTATGTTCTATGTTCCCTCGGTGCTATGGTCTTATGTTCCATGTTCTATGGTCGTATGTTCCCTCGGTTCCATGGTTCTATGTTCCCTCTGTCCTATGTTCCCTCGGTTCTATGTTCCATGTTCCCTCGGTTCTATGGTCCTATGTTCTGTTCCCTCTGTTCTATGGTCCTATGTTCCATGGTCCTATGTTCCATGTTCCCTCGGTTCTGTGGTCCTATGTTCTATGTTCCCTCGGTTCTATGGTCCTATGTTCCCTCGGTTCTGTGGTCCTATGTTCCATGTTCTATGGTTCCATGTTCCCTCGGTTCTGTGGTTCCATGTTCCCTCGGTTCTGTGGTCCGGTCGAACAGGTTCTACACGTCGTCCTACATGATGTCTTTACACCTGTGAACGCCTGTTCTTGTGGGCGGAGCCTAAAGGAAACACATTTCAGGTTCTCACTGTTTATTGtgcaaaaaatgcttatgaaAAGCTGAGCTGTAAATCCCGTGATGTCCCTGAAGCAGACATGAAGTTCATCTCAAGTATTTCActcacatttaaattaaactgtTGATAAAACTAACAGATTATATTCCATGAGCATCAGGTTCATCTCCTCCTGAAGCTTTGGGTCCGGACCATCAGAACCAGCTGGTTCCTCTCGGTGACCCacaatcaacaaacaaacaatcaatcAACAAATCAATCAACAAACGAACTAAACCACTAAGGATTTCACCAGGTGATTCACAGACTCTAGAAGCTTCTGACGATTCATGAAGTGGATCCACAACGGTCATACtgagcgtccttaaggagacgAGCTGAGGTTCCtccaagcgtccataaggagacgAGCTGAGGTCCTCTCCACGCGTCCTTAAGGAGACGAGCTGAGGTCCTCTCCACGCGTCCTTAAGGAGACGAGCTGAGGTCCTCTCCACGCGTCCTTAAGGAGACGAGCTGAGGTCCTCTCCTCGCGTCCTTAAGGAGACGAGCTGAGGAGCTCCTGCCGCCGCCTCATGATCTCCACGAACTTGGCGCGGTCGGCCGCCGCCTGAGGACGAGGAGGCGAGAAGACAGCAGGCTGCAGTGTGAAGGAAAGGAGAGTGAAAGTAAAGCAGtaagggaaggaggggaggaagccAGGTAGGCGCTCAGTGGGTGCTGCCTTCGTCAAAAGACTCCACCCCCGAGTCGCAGGTGCCGGCTGCCAGCTTCTCCTGCCgcctcctcatgac
This is a stretch of genomic DNA from Pseudoliparis swirei isolate HS2019 ecotype Mariana Trench chromosome 10, NWPU_hadal_v1, whole genome shotgun sequence. It encodes these proteins:
- the LOC130200321 gene encoding receptor-type tyrosine-protein phosphatase O-like, producing MLLVLRKKHLQMTRECGTETFVNFASFERDGKLPYNWRRSFFAFLTLLPSCLWTDYLLAFYINPCPVQLDDFDSYFKEMSKDSAYKFSLQFEELKSVGLDLSHDAADLPVNRPKNRYTNILPYDFSRVSLVSMFGDEGSDYINANYIPGHSSSSEYIATQGPLPETRNDFWKMVLQQRSVVVVMLTQCTERRRVKCDHYWPFSDEPVMYGEVSVEMLSEAESPEWTVRKFRLGYADESQDVLHLNYTSWPDHGVPTAGAIDSVLQFVHLVRQQAHRTRDPVIVHCSAGVGRTGTFIALDRLLQLVREQDGADVLGLVAEMRSHRLSMVQTEEQYVFIHQCVLLMWKKKKQQTLSNDVIYENSKT